AGACAGATCAAGCAACTCTATTTCAACCGTTTCAGCAGTTGAACCAGGGGCTAAACCGACCGTACGAAGGGACAGGCTTGGGCCTGGCTTTATCACAGCACTTGGCTCAGTTACAGGGCGGCAAGATTATACTGCAATCGCAGTTGGGTAAGGGCAGCCGCTTTACCCTGCATCTGCCTAAGCAGTAAGGCAAAAATCGGCACTGGTTAGTTTGAGCAGTGCTTCAGACCCCAAAAGAAGTTTCTAAAAAAGTAGTCAAAAGCACTTGCAAGAGTCGTCCTGTTCTTCTATTCTTTGAACCCAGTCCGACGCGACAAGCACCGTCTAGGGATGATACTGACATCCCTAGGCAGCTAACCCTCAAGCTGAGCAACCCAGCCCGAAGGCTAGAGGGAAGTTTAACACTCCCTAACCCTTCTCACCTTTAGGTCTGTGCAGCCAAAAGGATTGCGGCGAAGGACAGCCGGGGGCAGTGCCTTTACACTGACCCCCCTTCTTCCCCACAGTTTGGAGCATTCATACAATGTGGACTACTTTCGGCTGCGTACCTGTAGGGGGTACTTTCTATCACCTCGGCCATTGCGCCATCAAACTCAGCAACGGTGGTATTAACACACCAGGCAAATTCAAATGGCAAGCAGAATCCGACCATCCTGGCTGGGAGATCTACAACGGCCCTCGCGTCTTTTTCCTTGACGCTAACCAAACCAGCTAGCCTAAGCCGCAAAGATTAGAGCTGTCATCTTCTGTATTTCTATAGGGCGAGAAGACCTCGCCCTACAATAATTCTGTTGAGTAGCTGCCAGTAGCCTCTACTTCCATATCAGGATCTTTGGCAGCTCACCCCAACAGGTTAGTTATGCTGCGGTTTGTGAGTTCTTAGGAGTTCCACCGGACGTTAGCCCCTGCTGCAATATCCATTGCTTCACCCGTAACTCGGTAAGCGTCTGGCGAGCAAAAGAAAGGAACGCCTGCGGCAACATCTTCTGGTTCAATTAAGCCCACGTCCTGAGCGTTGAGGCTATTTCGTAGGTAGTTGTCAATTGCAGCCGGACTGGGATTCTTAGGATCAGCCCAGGTCAATGTTGCCTCATTAATAATCATCGGAGTGCGAACACCGGTTGGATTGATTGCATTCACCGTAATTCCTTCCTTGGCATACTCAACGGCTGCACATTTAACCAGTCCTAGCACGCCCCACTTGGAGGCATTGTAACTAGCAGACTGAGCAGAGCCAAATCGGCTATTGCAGGAGTTAATTACGACAATTCGACCATAACGCCGTTCCCGCATGTGGGGGATGACAGCTTGCATGGATTTCGCAACACCGCTCAAGTTAACAGCAATCACATCATCCCATTCTGCATCTGACATCTCATGCAGCCATCCAAACGTGAGGACTCCAGCATTGGCAACGAGAATATCTACTTTACCGAAGCCATCAATCGTTCGTTTAACAACATTTTCCATTTGTTGTCGGCTGCGAACATCTGCCTGTACTGATAAGGCTCGTACCCCTTGGGCTTCAACTAAGCGGATAGTTTCTGCCATGTCTTGAGACTTTGCCAGTGGATAGGGAACCGAGGTGATTTGGCCAGCAATATCGCAGATGGCAACATCAGCTCCTTCTTTGGCAAGTCGCACAGCAACCGCCCGTCCGATACCTCTAGCTGCACCCGTTACGATTGCCACTTGGCCACTCAGAGGTTTGTTGTTCCTGGTTGGCTGACCTTGATTTTGAGCAACTGTAGCACTCGCTGCCTGCGCCACTGGTTCTGGGGTTGAATCCGTAGCTCTTGCGACTGAAGAGTTCACGGTTGCTCCCAACGCACTTGCGCCAAGGGCTGCACTACTGATTCCCATCGTTTTGAGAAGACGACGGCGTGAGGCACTTTTATTTGAACTGGCTGACTGGATCCAGCTAAATAGATTACCAAGGTTCATAGATAGACTCTTCTAGGTCGTTTGGATCTTGTTACTTGCGGCTTTCGTCGTCTCTATTGCTGGCCCACAAATGCATCATCCCAGGAAACCTTCCGATATGTCTTGAAAGTTCTTGCTCAATTTAAAAGTGTTCTTGCTCAATTTAGAAGCATTGATCAGTGTCATTGATCAGTGCCTTTAACCAGTGACACCGATCAATGACACTGATTAAAGGCAACGAGCAAATGCTTTTGGAGCCATGTCGAAGGCGCGTCGAAACGCGTTGAAAAATGCGTCTGGTCAAAGAACCCTACAGCATGGGCAATTTTTATAAGTAAAGACAGAGCCAGCTGGTGCCGCAAAAAATCCTTGCCCAGGTTTTGAATCGATCAGATTGATCTTGCTCTGTAACGGCATTAGCAATTTTTGTTCACAGTAGGACTTCTCAATAAATACTGACCTGGGATCATTGTGCTGGAGATCTCCCATTTTTCCAGAAGCAATTGCCCTACCCATTGCCTCTCTCAGCCCTATCCCGGCAACAGATGCAGCAACAATAATCTGCTCAGTAGCGCTTCTACTGAAAGAGGTATGTTATGTAACAAAATGTATTTTAAACTACATATACAAGGCTATTGCTGCAACTGCTTGGCTTCCTGAGAACCCAAGCGAGGAGCACCTGATGAGGAGTGTTGAGATGGCACCACACGAAGACCAGTCACTAACCGGTGCCGACGCCTCTGGTAACCTTGGCAGCAAAGAGGAACCTCAATCCGTTCCGCCTCGATCAGTGGGCAACTACAGTGACATCAGCCAGGATCTTCAGGACATGAAGCAGGAGCTTCAACAAACCCGAGGCGAACTTGGTACGATGCGCTCTGATCTCAAACAGACTCGACAAGAACTCGAAGCCACTCGGCAAGCATTTAACAAAATTTTTGAAGAGCTTAAACAGCTCAATGAACCACAGTCTTAGGCTTAGGGCCTACACGGTAGGCCCTAAACTTATTTGATGGAATTCAGCTAGATTGTATGAGAAGGCATCATGTCATTTCAATCTACGCTTTGGAACTAGGGCTCAGAAACATCGGTCGCTTCAGAATTGGAGCACGCTGCTTTCAGCCAGTTCAAAATTAAACTATGTTTTGAATTTTACTATTGAGATGCTTACTTTTTGCCAACGTTTTATCTAAGTTAGTCTTCGTTCTTGAAATGTCTGCTCGCAAGAATCTAGCATCCTCGGCAGTTTTATTTAAGCGGGCTCTCAACTCCGCAATTTCTGATTGCAGCTCCATTTCTCTATAGACTTCGGCTCTGAGCTGGCCCAGGTCTGCTATGAGCTTGAGGAAATTCATCGACCTGCACCCCTCTTCGATTCGGTTTGGGTTCCGCTTACTCTTAACCCTTCCCTAGAGTCCCAGCCAAATCAGGAAGCCTCGTCAGCCAAAAGGAATAGAAAGTATTGAAGAAAACATAAAATTTTAAGGGGATTTGGAAGCTTTCTCTTGTTTTGTTGCCAACACATCATTTGCATCAAGAAGATCCACTATTGAGCCGCTTGAAACACTACTGCTAGCACTTCTACTTCACGAACTCAAGCTGAAATTCCTGTTTCCGCTTGAAGATAAATATTCAAATTCTTTCAACTTAAATCCAGCGTCACCAACAGACCGAAGTGATCGGAAACCTGGTCATTTACCCCACCATCCGCGACCCGTTCTAGGGCCTTCACCCAAGGCTCGACTGTTGCATCTGCCCACACGTAATCAATCCGAATCTGAGGCTGGAAGGACTGAAACGTATAGCCAGGTTCATCGGCGTAAAAGCGCTGCCACTGGTCCTGCCAACCAGCATCTCGCAAGTTCTGCAAGGGTTCAGCGTCCGGTGTGGCGTTGAAGTCTCCCACTAGCAGCTTTGGCCCCGAAAAAGACGCCAAAAAAGGCAACGCCTCAGCAATATTGGCAGCAAACGCAGGTTGGCTGTAGCTGAAGTGAGCATTGAACAGATGCAGCAAACCACCGGCCTGTTCGAGGGCAGTATGCATTACTAGCCGCACTGTAGGATCCGTTCCCGTAGTATCAGCCGCTAGCAAAAACACTTTGGGTGAATCGGCAAAAGGCAGCCGCGACAAAACTGCGAGCCATCCCAACTACTCGTTGAGTGCGGTGTAGTGCCCTGCCAGAAGCTGTGGGGGTAGTCGGTTAGTTGTTGCTGAAGTTGCTCAGCCTGGTGTACAGGTTCGACTGCTGGGTCGTGGCGCACTGCTTGCAAGGCAATGACATCGGGATTGAGTGATTTAATCAGCCGACAGATGCGTTCCCGCCGTTCGTGCCAAGGAGCAACCTCATCTTGGTAGTTCTGAATATTGAGCGTGAGGATGCGCATACCCAGCCTCTAATCTCTTGAAAGACACTTCGAAGAGATTCGGGCAAACTGGCTCTGCAAGCACCCTCCCTTCGGTAGAGGAGATTGGCAAGGCAGTTGGGCATGAGGAATGTGTAAGCAATCCGGCGACAGCGTTGGCGCTCAGCTTTGAACTTATAGCAATCCTGGAGCAGTACTTTTTAACTTGGAGTAGGGGTGCACAGCTCGCCAGAAGGGTGAGGGAGAAAGGTTGCCTAGACCAGACAATAAAACTAGTTCTAGTTAGCTGCTCAGGCAAAAATGGCACAACCCCTTAACCTTGGCAATCGATATCAAGAGATCTTCCGAGTCATTCTTTCGGTAGCACTAATCATCATAGGAACGCTGCACTTTGCTAAATCGGAGCCTTTCGTCCGCATCGTTCCAGGTTTCCTCCCCCATCCTTTAGCCCTGGTCTATATCAGCGGTTTCTTCGAAATTTTGGGTGCAATTGGACTACTAATTCCACCGGTCAGTCGTGCGGCTGCCTGGGGATTAATTGCGCTGTTCATTGCTGTTTTCCCAGCTAACATCAACATGACAATTAACAACATTCCAATCGAAGGAATTCCCCAAAATCAGTTCCTTTACTGGGCAAGGCTTCCCATGCAAGCCGTCTTGATTGGCTGGGCTTGGTTGTATACCCGAAAGTCCCAAGAACAAATCCAGAAATCTAGCCTAGGCCACGATTTCTAGTTTTTCACGAACGACTGAAGCAATTATCCTAACGACATTTCCAAATGGAGCGTTCTAAGATGAGCCTTCTAAGACAGGTGTTCTAAGACAGGTAGAGTACACTGATGCCGAACGCTTTGAACTAACCGATAACAAGGCTGCATCAGTGCAGACAGGGAGAACAGGCAGATGAAAGTGGGATTCATCGGGCTTGGCAGCATGGGTGGGGCGATGGCGCAAAACCTTTTGACCGCTGGGCATGAACTGACAGCCTATAACCGCACCCGTAGCGCTGCTGACCCCTTGCAATCTGCAGGCGCTCGGGTGGTGGCTTCTCCTGCTGAAGCCGCGCGGGAGGCAGAGGTAGTCGTCACCATGCTGGCGAATGACACAGCCGTCGAAGCTGTGATTTGGGGGACAGAAGAAACGCCAGGCGTCCTAAGCACCCTCAAACCCCAAGCCGTGCATGTCTCCATGAGTACGATTAGCCTCGCCCTCTCCCAACGCTTGGCCGAAGCCCATGCCGCAGTCGGGCAAGTTTACCTGGCCGCTCCCGTGTTTGGCCGTCCCGAAGCAGCAACAGCGGCTAAGCTCTGGGTTGTGGCTTCAGGCAACTCTGAAGCAATCGACCGTTGTCGCCCCTTGTTTGATGCCATTGGTCAGGGCGTTTTCACAGTAGGAGAGGAACCCTGGGCAGCCAACGTGGTGAAACTGAGCGGCAATTTTCTGATTGCCTCAGTTTTAGAGAGCCTCAGTGAAGCCTTTGTGCTGGTGCAAAAGTCCGGCGTGCCCCCTCAACAATTCCTGGAAATCATCAACACAGCCTTATTCAAATCGCCGCTCTACCAGAACTACGGCACTCTCATTGCAGAAGAACGATACGAACCAGCAGGGTTCAAACTCAAGCTAGGACTCAAGGATGTAGGGTTGGTGCTTGAAGCCGCTGAGGCAGTAGCCGTGCCTATGCCGGTAGCGAGCTTGATAAGGGACCATTTTCTCTCAGCGGTTGCCAAAGGCTATGGCGAAAATGACTGGGCTGGCTTGGGCCGTATCAACGCCGAGAATGCTGGTCTTGAATCCCTGTCCGGATCTTCAAGCTCTGAATATTCAAGCAGTGTAGAAACCTCTACTCAGCCCTGATACTTATTTGGGTAGTTGACAAAGGGCAAAGTAGCTTAGCTTTCTTGATTCAAACGGCGACTTCTAATCAAGATCGAGAGCTGCAACGCTGAGAAATCCTAAATCTTGGCAAGAGTGTCACATCTTTAAAAATAGAGCAGTTTCCTTTAAATAAGTTATATTGAGTGCAAGACTTAAGTCGGTCAAAGACTTGGTCAACTACAACAGTTGCTCAACCCTTCTCCGATCTA
This genomic window from Leptolyngbya sp. FACHB-261 contains:
- a CDS encoding mycofactocin-coupled SDR family oxidoreductase; its protein translation is MNLGNLFSWIQSASSNKSASRRRLLKTMGISSAALGASALGATVNSSVARATDSTPEPVAQAASATVAQNQGQPTRNNKPLSGQVAIVTGAARGIGRAVAVRLAKEGADVAICDIAGQITSVPYPLAKSQDMAETIRLVEAQGVRALSVQADVRSRQQMENVVKRTIDGFGKVDILVANAGVLTFGWLHEMSDAEWDDVIAVNLSGVAKSMQAVIPHMRERRYGRIVVINSCNSRFGSAQSASYNASKWGVLGLVKCAAVEYAKEGITVNAINPTGVRTPMIINEATLTWADPKNPSPAAIDNYLRNSLNAQDVGLIEPEDVAAGVPFFCSPDAYRVTGEAMDIAAGANVRWNS
- a CDS encoding endonuclease/exonuclease/phosphatase family protein gives rise to the protein MFLLAADTTGTDPTVRLVMHTALEQAGGLLHLFNAHFSYSQPAFAANIAEALPFLASFSGPKLLVGDFNATPDAEPLQNLRDAGWQDQWQRFYADEPGYTFQSFQPQIRIDYVWADATVEPWVKALERVADGGVNDQVSDHFGLLVTLDLS
- a CDS encoding endonuclease/exonuclease/phosphatase family protein, coding for MRILTLNIQNYQDEVAPWHERRERICRLIKSLNPDVIALQAVRHDPAVEPVHQAEQLQQQLTDYPHSFWQGTTPHSTSSWDGSQFCRGCLLPIHPKCFC
- a CDS encoding DoxX family protein, with protein sequence MAQPLNLGNRYQEIFRVILSVALIIIGTLHFAKSEPFVRIVPGFLPHPLALVYISGFFEILGAIGLLIPPVSRAAAWGLIALFIAVFPANINMTINNIPIEGIPQNQFLYWARLPMQAVLIGWAWLYTRKSQEQIQKSSLGHDF
- a CDS encoding NAD(P)-dependent oxidoreductase; the encoded protein is MSADRENRQMKVGFIGLGSMGGAMAQNLLTAGHELTAYNRTRSAADPLQSAGARVVASPAEAAREAEVVVTMLANDTAVEAVIWGTEETPGVLSTLKPQAVHVSMSTISLALSQRLAEAHAAVGQVYLAAPVFGRPEAATAAKLWVVASGNSEAIDRCRPLFDAIGQGVFTVGEEPWAANVVKLSGNFLIASVLESLSEAFVLVQKSGVPPQQFLEIINTALFKSPLYQNYGTLIAEERYEPAGFKLKLGLKDVGLVLEAAEAVAVPMPVASLIRDHFLSAVAKGYGENDWAGLGRINAENAGLESLSGSSSSEYSSSVETSTQP